From Carettochelys insculpta isolate YL-2023 chromosome 22, ASM3395843v1, whole genome shotgun sequence, one genomic window encodes:
- the LOC142025034 gene encoding methyl-CpG-binding domain protein 1-like isoform X7 encodes MSEGWVDCPALGPGWKRRKAYRRSGATCGRTDTYYQGPNGEKFRSKIELTKFLGPSQDLTHFDFKNGVLREPLPKGVRAQRPAMPTLHRLQVKKTQRRRLLLSEPEPPESPERPPPKLQPVKLEPPEEPPPEQRAPPLLERGPRMCPPPLLEPPELVQDGVVACCASCQNCFPGVMLPSQRRCRWLCPECRAQRRDFNREQRFFKRVGCGACQACQIPEDCGICSVCAVRAKDPELRLGRKCLLRRCLKIVKKGLGCGVCQGCQATEDCGSCYICLRRLKPGLKRQWKCLKRRCLKKKQKSVVAKKAGYGSRKLTVKWKPTLERDPGGLPGSCRRKQLGKEKKKPGRPPKPPGARARSSVHCAKSRRSRRCGECEACQLKADCGRCDFCRDKPKFGGENLKRQKCRWRQCLRFAMKRLLPALWSRGEEGAGALAPRKAWRRRNGRSRQPARIKQVGRRVKGSSQQRWARGSAPPPQERQRPLEGGLRFLAEKGVTEAPGQLVLLKDRPGPDFVLLHDAPQGFPLLLQHVKEEPPPPPACPEEPAPPVLCAASPPLKQEKLEPGWDLAPASAGAPLRAEGRGLAREVVILDPADEEEEECTPVIMEIYSLGALAGRVPLDPVLREFLAELQEIPLPAHWEVLPPLGGPDLRLVQRSPRSTMASAVIHIRPGLFFQVVVRQLPVPPEHELYASHPARLTTVDEVVELICDLEAYRLCPGWPAGWHAGQRSQACDVLVYSGCCPQCRLNPWPSGSAGP; translated from the exons ATgtcggagggctgggtggactgccccgccctggggcctGGATGGAAGCGCCGCAAGGCCTACCGCCGATCCGGTGCCACCTGTGGACGGACGGACACCTACTATCAGGG CCCCAACGGCGAGAAGTTCCGCAGCAAGATCGAGCTCACCAAGTTCCTGGGGCCCTCGCAGGACCTGACCCACTTCGACTTCAAGAACGGGGTGCTCCGGGAGCCGCTTCCCAAG GGGGTCAGGGCCCAACGGCCAGCCATGCCCACCTTGCACCGCCTGCAGGTCAAGAAGACCCAGAGGAGGCGCCTCTTACTGTCAGAGCCAGAACCCCCTGAATCCCCCGAGCGGCCGCCCCCCAAACTGCAGCCTGTGAAGCTGGAGCCCCCAGAGGAGCCGCCCCCAGAGCAGCgggcccctcccctcctggagcgagGCCCCCGGATGTGCCCGCCGCCCCTGTTGGAGCCCCCGGAATTGGTGCAGGATGGTGTAGTGGC GTGCTGCGCCAGCTGCCAGAactgcttccctggggtgatGCTGCCCAGCCAGAGACGCTGCCGCTGGCTGTGCCCGGAGTGCCGAG CCCAGAGAAGAGACTTCAACAGAGAGCAGCGGTTCTTCAAG CGGGTGGGCTGTGGGGCCTGCCAAGCCTGCCAGATCCCGGAGGACTGCGGCATCTGCAGCGTGTGCGCCGTGCGGGCCAAGGACCCTGAGCTGCGGCTGGGCAGGAAGTGCCTGCTGCGCCGCTGCCTGAAAATCGTCAAGAAG GGCTTGGGCTGCGGCGTGTGCCAGGGCTGCCAGGCCACCGAGGACTGTGGCAGCTGCTACATCTGCCTGCGCCGCCTGAAGCCCGGCCTCAAGCGCCAGTGGAAATGCCTCAAGCGCCGGTGCCTCAAGAAGAAG CAGAAATCGGTGGTGGCGAAGAAGGCTGGGTACGGCTCCCGGAAACTGACCGTG AAGTGGAAGCCGACACTGGAGCGAGACCCCGGTGGCCTCCCAGGCTCCTGCCGCAGG aagcagctggggaaggagaagaagaagcCCGGCCGGCCGCCGAAGCCCCCTGGCGCCAGGGCCCGGAGCAGCGTG CACTGCGCCAAGAGCCGGCGAAGCCGCAGATGCGGGGAGTGCGAGGCCTGTCAGCTGAAAGCCGACTGCGGCCGCTGCGATTTCTGCCGGGACAAGCCCAAGTTTGGTGGCGAGAACCTCAAGCGCCAGAAGTGCCGCTGGAGACAGTGCCTGCGCTTCGCCATG aagcggctgctgcctgcactgtgGAGccgcggggaggagggggcgggggcgctggCCCCCCGGAAGGCCTGGAGGCGGAGGAACGGCCGCAGCCGCCAGCCGGCCCGGATCAAGCAGGTGGGGCGGCGGGTcaaggggagcagccagcagcgCTGGGCTCGGGGCAGTGCCCCACCGCCGCAG GAGAGGCAGCGCCCGCTGGAGGGGGGGCTGCGCTTCCTGGCTGAGAAGGGGGTGACTGAGGCGCCcgggcagctggtgctgctgaagGACCGGCCAGGCCCCGACTTCGTCCTGCTGCACGAcgccccccagggcttccccctcctgctgcagcatgtGAAGGAggagccgcccccaccccctgcctgcccggAG GAGCCGGCCCCCCCTGTGCTCTGCGCTGCCTCGCCCCCGCTGAAGCAGGAGAAGTTGGAGCCGGGCTGGGACCTTGCACCG GCGTCAGCTGGGGCGCCCCTGCGGGcggaggggcgggggctggccaGGGAGGTGGTGATTCTGGACCCAGCGGacgaggaagaggaggagtgcACTCCAGTG ATCATGGAGATCTACAGCCTGGGGGCGCTGGCAGGCCGGGTGCCCCTGGACCCGGTGCTGCGGGAGTTCCTGGCCGAGCTGCAGGAGATCCCACTGCCAGCCCACTGGGAGGTGCTGCCCCCCCTGGGGGGCCCCGACCTGCGGCTGGTCCAGCGCTCGCCCCGCTCCACCATGGCCTCCGCCGTCATCCACATCCGCCCGGGGCTCTTCTTCCAGGTGGTGGTGCGCCAGCTGCCGGTGCCGCCCGAGCACGAGCTCTATGCCAGCCACCCCGCCCGCCTCACCACGGTGGACGAGGTGGTAGAGCTGATCTGCGACCTGGAGGCCTATCGCCTCTGTCCCGGCTGGCCGGCCGGCTGGCACGCCGGGCAGCGCTCCCAGGCCTGCGACGTGCTGGTCTACTCCGGCTGCTGCCCCCAGTGCCGCCTCAACCCCTGGCCCTCGGGCAGCGCTGGCCCctag
- the LOC142025034 gene encoding methyl-CpG-binding domain protein 1-like isoform X10: MSEGWVDCPALGPGWKRRKAYRRSGATCGRTDTYYQGPNGEKFRSKIELTKFLGPSQDLTHFDFKNGVLREPLPKGVRAQRPAMPTLHRLQVKKTQRRRLLLSEPEPPESPERPPPKLQPVKLEPPEEPPPEQRAPPLLERGPRMCPPPLLEPPELVQDGVVACCASCQNCFPGVMLPSQRRCRWLCPECRAQRRDFNREQRFFKRVGCGACQACQIPEDCGICSVCAVRAKDPELRLGRKCLLRRCLKIVKKGLGCGVCQGCQATEDCGSCYICLRRLKPGLKRQWKCLKRRCLKKKQKSVVAKKAGYGSRKLTVKQLGKEKKKPGRPPKPPGARARSSVHCAKSRRSRRCGECEACQLKADCGRCDFCRDKPKFGGENLKRQKCRWRQCLRFAMKRLLPALWSRGEEGAGALAPRKAWRRRNGRSRQPARIKQVGRRVKGSSQQRWARGSAPPPQERQRPLEGGLRFLAEKGVTEAPGQLVLLKDRPGPDFVLLHDAPQGFPLLLQHVKEEPPPPPACPEEPAPPVLCAASPPLKQEKLEPGWDLAPASAGAPLRAEGRGLAREVVILDPADEEEEECTPVIMEIYSLGALAGRVPLDPVLREFLAELQEIPLPAHWEVLPPLGGPDLRLVQRSPRSTMASAVIHIRPGLFFQVVVRQLPVPPEHELYASHPARLTTVDEVVELICDLEAYRLCPGWPAGWHAGQRSQACDVLVYSGCCPQCRLNPWPSGSAGP, encoded by the exons ATgtcggagggctgggtggactgccccgccctggggcctGGATGGAAGCGCCGCAAGGCCTACCGCCGATCCGGTGCCACCTGTGGACGGACGGACACCTACTATCAGGG CCCCAACGGCGAGAAGTTCCGCAGCAAGATCGAGCTCACCAAGTTCCTGGGGCCCTCGCAGGACCTGACCCACTTCGACTTCAAGAACGGGGTGCTCCGGGAGCCGCTTCCCAAG GGGGTCAGGGCCCAACGGCCAGCCATGCCCACCTTGCACCGCCTGCAGGTCAAGAAGACCCAGAGGAGGCGCCTCTTACTGTCAGAGCCAGAACCCCCTGAATCCCCCGAGCGGCCGCCCCCCAAACTGCAGCCTGTGAAGCTGGAGCCCCCAGAGGAGCCGCCCCCAGAGCAGCgggcccctcccctcctggagcgagGCCCCCGGATGTGCCCGCCGCCCCTGTTGGAGCCCCCGGAATTGGTGCAGGATGGTGTAGTGGC GTGCTGCGCCAGCTGCCAGAactgcttccctggggtgatGCTGCCCAGCCAGAGACGCTGCCGCTGGCTGTGCCCGGAGTGCCGAG CCCAGAGAAGAGACTTCAACAGAGAGCAGCGGTTCTTCAAG CGGGTGGGCTGTGGGGCCTGCCAAGCCTGCCAGATCCCGGAGGACTGCGGCATCTGCAGCGTGTGCGCCGTGCGGGCCAAGGACCCTGAGCTGCGGCTGGGCAGGAAGTGCCTGCTGCGCCGCTGCCTGAAAATCGTCAAGAAG GGCTTGGGCTGCGGCGTGTGCCAGGGCTGCCAGGCCACCGAGGACTGTGGCAGCTGCTACATCTGCCTGCGCCGCCTGAAGCCCGGCCTCAAGCGCCAGTGGAAATGCCTCAAGCGCCGGTGCCTCAAGAAGAAG CAGAAATCGGTGGTGGCGAAGAAGGCTGGGTACGGCTCCCGGAAACTGACCGTG aagcagctggggaaggagaagaagaagcCCGGCCGGCCGCCGAAGCCCCCTGGCGCCAGGGCCCGGAGCAGCGTG CACTGCGCCAAGAGCCGGCGAAGCCGCAGATGCGGGGAGTGCGAGGCCTGTCAGCTGAAAGCCGACTGCGGCCGCTGCGATTTCTGCCGGGACAAGCCCAAGTTTGGTGGCGAGAACCTCAAGCGCCAGAAGTGCCGCTGGAGACAGTGCCTGCGCTTCGCCATG aagcggctgctgcctgcactgtgGAGccgcggggaggagggggcgggggcgctggCCCCCCGGAAGGCCTGGAGGCGGAGGAACGGCCGCAGCCGCCAGCCGGCCCGGATCAAGCAGGTGGGGCGGCGGGTcaaggggagcagccagcagcgCTGGGCTCGGGGCAGTGCCCCACCGCCGCAG GAGAGGCAGCGCCCGCTGGAGGGGGGGCTGCGCTTCCTGGCTGAGAAGGGGGTGACTGAGGCGCCcgggcagctggtgctgctgaagGACCGGCCAGGCCCCGACTTCGTCCTGCTGCACGAcgccccccagggcttccccctcctgctgcagcatgtGAAGGAggagccgcccccaccccctgcctgcccggAG GAGCCGGCCCCCCCTGTGCTCTGCGCTGCCTCGCCCCCGCTGAAGCAGGAGAAGTTGGAGCCGGGCTGGGACCTTGCACCG GCGTCAGCTGGGGCGCCCCTGCGGGcggaggggcgggggctggccaGGGAGGTGGTGATTCTGGACCCAGCGGacgaggaagaggaggagtgcACTCCAGTG ATCATGGAGATCTACAGCCTGGGGGCGCTGGCAGGCCGGGTGCCCCTGGACCCGGTGCTGCGGGAGTTCCTGGCCGAGCTGCAGGAGATCCCACTGCCAGCCCACTGGGAGGTGCTGCCCCCCCTGGGGGGCCCCGACCTGCGGCTGGTCCAGCGCTCGCCCCGCTCCACCATGGCCTCCGCCGTCATCCACATCCGCCCGGGGCTCTTCTTCCAGGTGGTGGTGCGCCAGCTGCCGGTGCCGCCCGAGCACGAGCTCTATGCCAGCCACCCCGCCCGCCTCACCACGGTGGACGAGGTGGTAGAGCTGATCTGCGACCTGGAGGCCTATCGCCTCTGTCCCGGCTGGCCGGCCGGCTGGCACGCCGGGCAGCGCTCCCAGGCCTGCGACGTGCTGGTCTACTCCGGCTGCTGCCCCCAGTGCCGCCTCAACCCCTGGCCCTCGGGCAGCGCTGGCCCctag
- the LOC142025034 gene encoding methyl-CpG-binding domain protein 1-like isoform X1 → MSEGWVDCPALGPGWKRRKAYRRSGATCGRTDTYYQGPNGEKFRSKIELTKFLGPSQDLTHFDFKNGVLREPLPKGVRAQRPAMPTLHRLQVKKTQRRRLLLSEPEPPESPERPPPKLQPVKLEPPEEPPPEQRAPPLLERGPRMCPPPLLEPPELVQDGVVACCASCQNCFPGVMLPSQRRCRWLCPECRAQRRDFNREQRFFKRVGCGACQACQIPEDCGICSVCAVRAKDPELRLGRKCLLRRCLKIVKKGLGCGVCQGCQATEDCGSCYICLRRLKPGLKRQWKCLKRRCLKKKQKSVVAKKAGYGSRKLTVDGPPTKPQLAPARCRRRLAAAGPSADGLAPKPRCCKRLTSAAAAPKWKPTLERDPGGLPGSCRRKQLGKEKKKPGRPPKPPGARARSSVHCAKSRRSRRCGECEACQLKADCGRCDFCRDKPKFGGENLKRQKCRWRQCLRFAMKRLLPALWSRGEEGAGALAPRKAWRRRNGRSRQPARIKQVGRRVKGSSQQRWARGSAPPPQERQRPLEGGLRFLAEKGVTEAPGQLVLLKDRPGPDFVLLHDAPQGFPLLLQHVKEEPPPPPACPEEPAPPVLCAASPPLKQEKLEPGWDLAPASAGAPLRAEGRGLAREVVILDPADEEEEECTPVIMEIYSLGALAGRVPLDPVLREFLAELQEIPLPAHWEVLPPLGGPDLRLVQRSPRSTMASAVIHIRPGLFFQVVVRQLPVPPEHELYASHPARLTTVDEVVELICDLEAYRLCPGWPAGWHAGQRSQACDVLVYSGCCPQCRLNPWPSGSAGP, encoded by the exons ATgtcggagggctgggtggactgccccgccctggggcctGGATGGAAGCGCCGCAAGGCCTACCGCCGATCCGGTGCCACCTGTGGACGGACGGACACCTACTATCAGGG CCCCAACGGCGAGAAGTTCCGCAGCAAGATCGAGCTCACCAAGTTCCTGGGGCCCTCGCAGGACCTGACCCACTTCGACTTCAAGAACGGGGTGCTCCGGGAGCCGCTTCCCAAG GGGGTCAGGGCCCAACGGCCAGCCATGCCCACCTTGCACCGCCTGCAGGTCAAGAAGACCCAGAGGAGGCGCCTCTTACTGTCAGAGCCAGAACCCCCTGAATCCCCCGAGCGGCCGCCCCCCAAACTGCAGCCTGTGAAGCTGGAGCCCCCAGAGGAGCCGCCCCCAGAGCAGCgggcccctcccctcctggagcgagGCCCCCGGATGTGCCCGCCGCCCCTGTTGGAGCCCCCGGAATTGGTGCAGGATGGTGTAGTGGC GTGCTGCGCCAGCTGCCAGAactgcttccctggggtgatGCTGCCCAGCCAGAGACGCTGCCGCTGGCTGTGCCCGGAGTGCCGAG CCCAGAGAAGAGACTTCAACAGAGAGCAGCGGTTCTTCAAG CGGGTGGGCTGTGGGGCCTGCCAAGCCTGCCAGATCCCGGAGGACTGCGGCATCTGCAGCGTGTGCGCCGTGCGGGCCAAGGACCCTGAGCTGCGGCTGGGCAGGAAGTGCCTGCTGCGCCGCTGCCTGAAAATCGTCAAGAAG GGCTTGGGCTGCGGCGTGTGCCAGGGCTGCCAGGCCACCGAGGACTGTGGCAGCTGCTACATCTGCCTGCGCCGCCTGAAGCCCGGCCTCAAGCGCCAGTGGAAATGCCTCAAGCGCCGGTGCCTCAAGAAGAAG CAGAAATCGGTGGTGGCGAAGAAGGCTGGGTACGGCTCCCGGAAACTGACCGTG gacggGCCCCCCACCAAGCCCCAGCTTGCCCCAGCGAGGTGCCGCAGGAGGCTGGCTGCGGCCGGGCCCAGCGCT GACGGCCTGGCCCCTAAGCCTCGGTGCTGCAAGCGACTAACCTCTGCCGCAGCCGCTCCC AAGTGGAAGCCGACACTGGAGCGAGACCCCGGTGGCCTCCCAGGCTCCTGCCGCAGG aagcagctggggaaggagaagaagaagcCCGGCCGGCCGCCGAAGCCCCCTGGCGCCAGGGCCCGGAGCAGCGTG CACTGCGCCAAGAGCCGGCGAAGCCGCAGATGCGGGGAGTGCGAGGCCTGTCAGCTGAAAGCCGACTGCGGCCGCTGCGATTTCTGCCGGGACAAGCCCAAGTTTGGTGGCGAGAACCTCAAGCGCCAGAAGTGCCGCTGGAGACAGTGCCTGCGCTTCGCCATG aagcggctgctgcctgcactgtgGAGccgcggggaggagggggcgggggcgctggCCCCCCGGAAGGCCTGGAGGCGGAGGAACGGCCGCAGCCGCCAGCCGGCCCGGATCAAGCAGGTGGGGCGGCGGGTcaaggggagcagccagcagcgCTGGGCTCGGGGCAGTGCCCCACCGCCGCAG GAGAGGCAGCGCCCGCTGGAGGGGGGGCTGCGCTTCCTGGCTGAGAAGGGGGTGACTGAGGCGCCcgggcagctggtgctgctgaagGACCGGCCAGGCCCCGACTTCGTCCTGCTGCACGAcgccccccagggcttccccctcctgctgcagcatgtGAAGGAggagccgcccccaccccctgcctgcccggAG GAGCCGGCCCCCCCTGTGCTCTGCGCTGCCTCGCCCCCGCTGAAGCAGGAGAAGTTGGAGCCGGGCTGGGACCTTGCACCG GCGTCAGCTGGGGCGCCCCTGCGGGcggaggggcgggggctggccaGGGAGGTGGTGATTCTGGACCCAGCGGacgaggaagaggaggagtgcACTCCAGTG ATCATGGAGATCTACAGCCTGGGGGCGCTGGCAGGCCGGGTGCCCCTGGACCCGGTGCTGCGGGAGTTCCTGGCCGAGCTGCAGGAGATCCCACTGCCAGCCCACTGGGAGGTGCTGCCCCCCCTGGGGGGCCCCGACCTGCGGCTGGTCCAGCGCTCGCCCCGCTCCACCATGGCCTCCGCCGTCATCCACATCCGCCCGGGGCTCTTCTTCCAGGTGGTGGTGCGCCAGCTGCCGGTGCCGCCCGAGCACGAGCTCTATGCCAGCCACCCCGCCCGCCTCACCACGGTGGACGAGGTGGTAGAGCTGATCTGCGACCTGGAGGCCTATCGCCTCTGTCCCGGCTGGCCGGCCGGCTGGCACGCCGGGCAGCGCTCCCAGGCCTGCGACGTGCTGGTCTACTCCGGCTGCTGCCCCCAGTGCCGCCTCAACCCCTGGCCCTCGGGCAGCGCTGGCCCctag
- the LOC142025034 gene encoding methyl-CpG-binding domain protein 1-like isoform X9, with translation MSEGWVDCPALGPGWKRRKAYRRSGATCGRTDTYYQGPNGEKFRSKIELTKFLGPSQDLTHFDFKNGVLREPLPKGVRAQRPAMPTLHRLQVKKTQRRRLLLSEPEPPESPERPPPKLQPVKLEPPEEPPPEQRAPPLLERGPRMCPPPLLEPPELVQDGVVACCASCQNCFPGVMLPSQRRCRWLCPECRAQRRDFNREQRFFKRVGCGACQACQIPEDCGICSVCAVRAKDPELRLGRKCLLRRCLKIVKKGLGCGVCQGCQATEDCGSCYICLRRLKPGLKRQWKCLKRRCLKKKQKSVVAKKAGYGSRKLTVDGPPTKPQLAPARCRRRLAAAGPSADGLAPKPRCCKRLTSAAAAPKWKPTLERDPGGLPGSCRRKQLGKEKKKPGRPPKPPGARARSSVHCAKSRRSRRCGECEACQLKADCGRCDFCRDKPKFGGENLKRQKCRWRQCLRFAMERQRPLEGGLRFLAEKGVTEAPGQLVLLKDRPGPDFVLLHDAPQGFPLLLQHVKEEPPPPPACPEEPAPPVLCAASPPLKQEKLEPGWDLAPASAGAPLRAEGRGLAREVVILDPADEEEEECTPVIMEIYSLGALAGRVPLDPVLREFLAELQEIPLPAHWEVLPPLGGPDLRLVQRSPRSTMASAVIHIRPGLFFQVVVRQLPVPPEHELYASHPARLTTVDEVVELICDLEAYRLCPGWPAGWHAGQRSQACDVLVYSGCCPQCRLNPWPSGSAGP, from the exons ATgtcggagggctgggtggactgccccgccctggggcctGGATGGAAGCGCCGCAAGGCCTACCGCCGATCCGGTGCCACCTGTGGACGGACGGACACCTACTATCAGGG CCCCAACGGCGAGAAGTTCCGCAGCAAGATCGAGCTCACCAAGTTCCTGGGGCCCTCGCAGGACCTGACCCACTTCGACTTCAAGAACGGGGTGCTCCGGGAGCCGCTTCCCAAG GGGGTCAGGGCCCAACGGCCAGCCATGCCCACCTTGCACCGCCTGCAGGTCAAGAAGACCCAGAGGAGGCGCCTCTTACTGTCAGAGCCAGAACCCCCTGAATCCCCCGAGCGGCCGCCCCCCAAACTGCAGCCTGTGAAGCTGGAGCCCCCAGAGGAGCCGCCCCCAGAGCAGCgggcccctcccctcctggagcgagGCCCCCGGATGTGCCCGCCGCCCCTGTTGGAGCCCCCGGAATTGGTGCAGGATGGTGTAGTGGC GTGCTGCGCCAGCTGCCAGAactgcttccctggggtgatGCTGCCCAGCCAGAGACGCTGCCGCTGGCTGTGCCCGGAGTGCCGAG CCCAGAGAAGAGACTTCAACAGAGAGCAGCGGTTCTTCAAG CGGGTGGGCTGTGGGGCCTGCCAAGCCTGCCAGATCCCGGAGGACTGCGGCATCTGCAGCGTGTGCGCCGTGCGGGCCAAGGACCCTGAGCTGCGGCTGGGCAGGAAGTGCCTGCTGCGCCGCTGCCTGAAAATCGTCAAGAAG GGCTTGGGCTGCGGCGTGTGCCAGGGCTGCCAGGCCACCGAGGACTGTGGCAGCTGCTACATCTGCCTGCGCCGCCTGAAGCCCGGCCTCAAGCGCCAGTGGAAATGCCTCAAGCGCCGGTGCCTCAAGAAGAAG CAGAAATCGGTGGTGGCGAAGAAGGCTGGGTACGGCTCCCGGAAACTGACCGTG gacggGCCCCCCACCAAGCCCCAGCTTGCCCCAGCGAGGTGCCGCAGGAGGCTGGCTGCGGCCGGGCCCAGCGCT GACGGCCTGGCCCCTAAGCCTCGGTGCTGCAAGCGACTAACCTCTGCCGCAGCCGCTCCC AAGTGGAAGCCGACACTGGAGCGAGACCCCGGTGGCCTCCCAGGCTCCTGCCGCAGG aagcagctggggaaggagaagaagaagcCCGGCCGGCCGCCGAAGCCCCCTGGCGCCAGGGCCCGGAGCAGCGTG CACTGCGCCAAGAGCCGGCGAAGCCGCAGATGCGGGGAGTGCGAGGCCTGTCAGCTGAAAGCCGACTGCGGCCGCTGCGATTTCTGCCGGGACAAGCCCAAGTTTGGTGGCGAGAACCTCAAGCGCCAGAAGTGCCGCTGGAGACAGTGCCTGCGCTTCGCCATG GAGAGGCAGCGCCCGCTGGAGGGGGGGCTGCGCTTCCTGGCTGAGAAGGGGGTGACTGAGGCGCCcgggcagctggtgctgctgaagGACCGGCCAGGCCCCGACTTCGTCCTGCTGCACGAcgccccccagggcttccccctcctgctgcagcatgtGAAGGAggagccgcccccaccccctgcctgcccggAG GAGCCGGCCCCCCCTGTGCTCTGCGCTGCCTCGCCCCCGCTGAAGCAGGAGAAGTTGGAGCCGGGCTGGGACCTTGCACCG GCGTCAGCTGGGGCGCCCCTGCGGGcggaggggcgggggctggccaGGGAGGTGGTGATTCTGGACCCAGCGGacgaggaagaggaggagtgcACTCCAGTG ATCATGGAGATCTACAGCCTGGGGGCGCTGGCAGGCCGGGTGCCCCTGGACCCGGTGCTGCGGGAGTTCCTGGCCGAGCTGCAGGAGATCCCACTGCCAGCCCACTGGGAGGTGCTGCCCCCCCTGGGGGGCCCCGACCTGCGGCTGGTCCAGCGCTCGCCCCGCTCCACCATGGCCTCCGCCGTCATCCACATCCGCCCGGGGCTCTTCTTCCAGGTGGTGGTGCGCCAGCTGCCGGTGCCGCCCGAGCACGAGCTCTATGCCAGCCACCCCGCCCGCCTCACCACGGTGGACGAGGTGGTAGAGCTGATCTGCGACCTGGAGGCCTATCGCCTCTGTCCCGGCTGGCCGGCCGGCTGGCACGCCGGGCAGCGCTCCCAGGCCTGCGACGTGCTGGTCTACTCCGGCTGCTGCCCCCAGTGCCGCCTCAACCCCTGGCCCTCGGGCAGCGCTGGCCCctag